One Pullulanibacillus sp. KACC 23026 DNA segment encodes these proteins:
- a CDS encoding XRE family transcriptional regulator, with translation MFVGNNLTNIRILHGYTRKQLADRLQVSEQSVWQYENGYTTPKLEVINNLKRIFSVKSKYFFSEDFLDKDGKSNIDANHIAYRADVISSIQKTQSEAMHLEYLNSFLKIIEERIQYPPNEIALLRDKIIDYMNNTQDDRKTIMNKAASMARDFLELGPTNVNLLFVLEKKGAFILEKAIGEKIDAYSLWSKDNRPYIMLGSLKKSAARRNFDLAHELGHLLLHYKVEFTTLEKKVYRQYEKEADTFAETFLLPEKEFKKDFVLLSRNSNPDSYAELKKKWAVSIQTLAYRAHALGYIDYQKYRYFNIQLNKKGYKNSEPLDKQLKINRPGKIRSILELLLEEGYIELESLLDRLKVDVDFLSNLLGLDIEFFKKYENKAVKKFSVKDLNIKAK, from the coding sequence ATGTTTGTTGGTAACAATTTGACTAACATTCGAATACTCCATGGTTATACAAGAAAGCAACTTGCCGATAGGCTTCAAGTTTCTGAGCAATCAGTCTGGCAATATGAGAATGGTTATACGACTCCGAAACTTGAAGTTATTAATAATTTGAAAAGAATCTTCAGCGTTAAAAGTAAATATTTTTTCTCTGAGGATTTTCTTGATAAAGATGGAAAATCGAATATAGATGCTAATCATATAGCCTATAGAGCGGATGTAATAAGCAGTATACAAAAAACGCAGAGTGAAGCCATGCATCTTGAATATCTAAACTCTTTTTTGAAAATTATTGAAGAAAGAATTCAATATCCACCAAATGAGATCGCCTTACTTAGAGATAAAATAATTGATTATATGAACAACACACAAGATGACAGAAAAACGATTATGAATAAGGCTGCGAGTATGGCAAGGGATTTCCTTGAGTTAGGTCCAACAAATGTCAATCTATTATTTGTATTGGAAAAAAAAGGAGCCTTTATTTTAGAGAAAGCTATTGGTGAGAAGATTGATGCCTATAGTTTGTGGTCTAAAGATAATCGGCCCTATATTATGCTAGGAAGTTTGAAAAAGTCAGCAGCTCGAAGAAATTTTGACTTAGCACATGAATTAGGCCATTTACTCCTACATTATAAAGTTGAGTTTACAACTTTAGAGAAGAAAGTGTACAGACAATATGAGAAAGAAGCGGACACTTTCGCCGAAACTTTTTTACTCCCAGAAAAGGAATTTAAGAAAGATTTTGTGTTATTATCTAGAAACTCCAACCCAGACTCGTACGCAGAATTGAAGAAAAAATGGGCTGTTTCTATTCAGACCTTAGCTTATAGGGCTCATGCATTAGGATATATTGATTATCAGAAATACAGGTATTTCAATATACAGCTAAATAAAAAAGGATATAAAAATAGTGAACCGCTGGATAAACAGCTAAAGATTAATCGGCCTGGAAAGATAAGAAGCATATTGGAATTACTCCTAGAAGAAGGCTATATCGAATTGGAATCATTACTTGACAGGCTAAAAGTAGATGTTGACTTCTTATCTAATTTACTTGGACTTGATATTGAATTTTTCAAGAAATATGAAAATAAGGCGGTAAAGAAATTTTCAGTGAAAGACTTAAATATAAAAGCAAAATAA
- a CDS encoding MFS transporter, with amino-acid sequence MKENKRILGIIPIGASKYSWLTLLNTWITWGLNVVTFAMIYVIGSSVIKTYHLSPATWGWFVAGYLALRFFIDIPLNLLSDRLGSGWKRKFLWFPVMIEYSIVGAMIAIPGLSSNVWAYFVLMLGVALGTSASEAIGVIATTEWWSKEERGFAVGLHHTGYPVGALVGGAFASFIFTHFGDSSWRLTYLASLATVPFAIWYWFLSTRKNIEEVYENVDKRGLTRPNVTGAGSHSSFSGWINVLKIPEVLISAICLFLFQAVQNVFMTSYPEYLSFVHSYSYAAVASLSVVWTITGALFQFLWPAISDKIGRKWIIIFAGIWQAAIMSLLLVSTSVTTVILVQLLYGVTANAVFPLLFTTSADVAPANRTGAVLGVNFSATWLGASVGAIISGQVLQSLGGFNSLMGYHVVFYTMIILSAFTALVRLFGKETNPIMTKQKLKPLARAEKMDA; translated from the coding sequence ATGAAAGAGAACAAACGGATTTTAGGAATCATTCCTATAGGGGCAAGCAAGTATAGCTGGCTGACGCTATTAAATACTTGGATCACATGGGGACTAAATGTTGTGACATTCGCCATGATCTATGTCATTGGTTCTTCTGTGATTAAAACATATCATTTGTCACCTGCAACTTGGGGCTGGTTTGTTGCGGGTTATCTTGCTTTAAGGTTTTTTATCGATATACCATTAAACTTATTGAGTGATCGTTTGGGTTCAGGGTGGAAAAGGAAGTTTTTATGGTTTCCTGTTATGATTGAGTATTCTATTGTCGGTGCAATGATCGCGATTCCAGGACTAAGCTCAAATGTTTGGGCCTATTTTGTATTAATGCTGGGAGTAGCATTGGGGACTTCAGCAAGTGAAGCCATTGGGGTAATCGCAACCACTGAGTGGTGGTCAAAAGAAGAAAGAGGTTTCGCTGTTGGTTTGCATCATACAGGCTATCCAGTTGGAGCGTTAGTAGGGGGAGCCTTTGCATCCTTTATTTTTACACACTTTGGAGATTCAAGCTGGCGTCTTACCTATCTTGCTTCGCTTGCGACGGTACCATTCGCGATTTGGTATTGGTTTTTATCAACACGGAAAAATATTGAAGAGGTCTACGAAAATGTGGATAAACGCGGATTAACCCGGCCAAATGTTACGGGGGCAGGTTCACATTCATCATTTTCAGGATGGATTAATGTCCTAAAAATTCCGGAAGTATTGATTTCGGCAATTTGTTTGTTTTTATTTCAGGCGGTACAGAATGTTTTCATGACATCTTATCCGGAATATTTGTCTTTTGTCCATTCTTATTCTTATGCTGCTGTGGCTTCATTAAGTGTTGTTTGGACGATCACGGGGGCCCTATTCCAATTCTTATGGCCAGCCATTTCAGATAAAATTGGGCGGAAATGGATTATCATCTTCGCGGGAATATGGCAGGCAGCCATTATGTCACTTCTACTCGTATCGACTTCCGTTACAACGGTTATTTTGGTGCAACTTCTTTATGGTGTGACCGCTAATGCCGTGTTTCCATTACTTTTTACAACAAGTGCTGATGTGGCACCCGCGAACAGAACTGGGGCCGTACTCGGGGTGAACTTCTCTGCTACGTGGCTGGGTGCGTCAGTAGGGGCGATCATTTCTGGACAAGTGCTGCAATCTCTGGGGGGCTTTAATTCTTTAATGGGTTATCATGTTGTGTTCTATACGATGATTATTTTGTCAGCGTTTACAGCGCTTGTTCGGTTGTTTGGTAAGGAAACCAATCCCATTATGACAAAGCAAAAATTGAAACCGCTCGCTCGTGCTGAAAAAATGGATGCCTAA
- a CDS encoding MBL fold metallo-hydrolase: MNYVYKRSEALIREINETKINFAGVSIWSLGQAGIVIKGTQEDGVLCIDPYLTHSIELDNPTTEFVREYEPPIPPEGLQGASGVLITHYHDDHLDLSTVKALKKASPDTVFAIPASHCSMVKEMDWESQKLIPAKANESFSIGGFKVEPIPAAHTQYETDEEGNHFYLGYCITVNGIRVYDSGDTIVTDELIESVKAFKPDIAILPINGGDYFRTKRGVIGNMSGREAADFAAAINADMVLPVHYDMFPTNRENPAHFVDYLFQTYRSQKFHMMQVGERLIYMK, from the coding sequence TTGAATTACGTCTATAAAAGAAGCGAAGCGCTTATTCGTGAGATTAATGAAACAAAGATCAACTTTGCCGGTGTTTCTATCTGGAGCCTTGGACAGGCAGGAATAGTTATAAAAGGGACTCAGGAAGACGGGGTTCTATGTATTGACCCTTATTTAACTCATTCGATCGAGTTGGATAATCCAACGACTGAATTTGTCAGGGAATATGAGCCTCCCATTCCTCCTGAAGGCTTGCAGGGGGCATCAGGTGTTCTAATTACTCATTATCACGATGATCACCTTGATTTATCCACAGTAAAAGCTTTAAAAAAAGCTTCACCTGACACCGTTTTTGCTATTCCAGCCTCCCATTGCTCTATGGTCAAAGAGATGGATTGGGAATCTCAAAAGCTAATACCGGCAAAAGCAAATGAATCTTTTTCAATAGGAGGGTTTAAAGTCGAACCTATTCCTGCTGCGCATACACAATACGAAACAGATGAAGAAGGAAATCACTTTTATCTGGGGTATTGTATCACAGTGAACGGTATACGTGTGTATGATAGTGGAGATACAATTGTCACCGATGAATTAATCGAAAGTGTGAAGGCATTTAAACCGGACATCGCGATTCTGCCTATCAATGGCGGAGACTATTTTAGAACAAAAAGAGGCGTTATTGGCAATATGTCAGGCCGTGAAGCAGCCGATTTTGCTGCTGCCATTAATGCTGATATGGTTTTACCGGTTCACTATGACATGTTTCCTACAAATAGAGAGAACCCTGCCCATTTTGTTGATTATTTATTTCAGACATATAGAAGCCAGAAATTCCACATGATGCAGGTTGGTGAACGATTGATCTATATGAAGTAA
- the rpiB gene encoding ribose 5-phosphate isomerase B encodes MKIGVGADHNAFELKEAVKTYIEGLGHEVVDYGCYSKDMIDYPGVAFNVATKLKEGEVERALLFCGTGIGMSIAANKVPGIRSAQCHDPYSAERAQLSNNAQIITMGAKVIGEEAAKKVAEAYLNVSFQGGNSGRKIDQIMDKEKEYIAQGSC; translated from the coding sequence GTGAAAATTGGTGTAGGTGCAGATCATAATGCGTTCGAATTAAAAGAAGCCGTAAAAACATATATTGAAGGCTTAGGGCATGAAGTGGTCGATTATGGCTGTTATTCAAAAGACATGATTGATTACCCGGGTGTGGCATTTAATGTAGCCACCAAATTAAAAGAAGGAGAAGTTGAAAGAGCCCTTCTTTTCTGCGGGACCGGGATTGGTATGTCCATTGCTGCAAACAAAGTACCTGGGATCCGTTCTGCGCAGTGTCATGATCCTTATTCTGCAGAACGCGCTCAGCTTAGTAATAACGCTCAGATCATTACGATGGGTGCAAAAGTCATTGGAGAAGAGGCTGCCAAAAAAGTCGCTGAAGCTTATCTTAATGTCTCCTTCCAAGGCGGCAACTCGGGAAGAAAGATTGATCAAATCATGGATAAAGAGAAAGAATATATCGCTCAAGGTTCATGCTAA
- a CDS encoding sugar kinase, which yields MDVISIGETMVLFTPEAPGQLRYSRNYSSKIAGAETNTLIGLSKLGHRTGWIGQVGADEFGAFILSTVRGEGVDTSQVLKNEKAPTGVFFKELLNEDNVRIQYYRKGSAASFIAPDQVSEDYLAKAQYLYLTGITPALSESCKEAVFYAIEAAKRLGKTIVFDPNIRHKLWGDEEARKTLLAIVEKVDIMLPGVAEGEFLFGTKNVPKMAEHLHKRGVKTVVMKLGKKGAYLSTEFEQKFIPGFKVSKVVDPVGAGDGFSAGFLSGLLDGLSLEESVKRACAVGAMVITVSGDIEGLPDRERLDDFMRASTTAERVSR from the coding sequence TTGGATGTTATAAGTATAGGGGAAACAATGGTTCTGTTTACTCCCGAAGCTCCAGGACAATTGCGCTATTCCAGGAATTATTCCTCGAAAATTGCCGGGGCTGAAACCAATACATTAATAGGACTTTCCAAGCTGGGACATCGCACCGGTTGGATTGGTCAGGTAGGAGCCGATGAGTTTGGAGCCTTCATCCTTTCAACAGTTCGCGGTGAAGGGGTTGATACGAGTCAAGTATTAAAAAATGAAAAGGCCCCTACAGGAGTATTTTTCAAAGAGTTACTTAATGAAGATAATGTTCGCATCCAATACTACCGAAAAGGTTCTGCGGCAAGTTTTATCGCACCCGATCAAGTAAGTGAGGACTATCTAGCAAAAGCTCAATATCTCTATTTGACAGGAATCACGCCTGCTTTAAGTGAATCTTGTAAGGAAGCGGTTTTCTATGCGATTGAGGCGGCCAAACGTCTTGGAAAAACCATTGTCTTTGACCCTAATATCCGTCATAAGCTTTGGGGGGACGAAGAGGCCAGAAAAACGTTGCTAGCGATCGTGGAAAAAGTGGACATTATGTTACCGGGTGTTGCTGAAGGGGAGTTTTTGTTTGGTACAAAAAATGTCCCTAAAATGGCTGAGCATCTTCACAAGCGCGGTGTCAAAACGGTTGTTATGAAACTTGGAAAAAAAGGCGCCTACCTTTCAACCGAGTTCGAACAAAAATTTATTCCTGGCTTTAAGGTTTCAAAAGTGGTTGATCCAGTTGGCGCGGGGGATGGTTTTTCAGCAGGATTCTTATCAGGTCTGCTTGACGGCTTATCCCTTGAAGAATCTGTGAAAAGGGCCTGTGCTGTAGGCGCCATGGTTATTACGGTCAGTGGTGACATTGAAGGTTTACCTGATCGAGAAAGGCTAGATGACTTTATGAGGGCTTCAACAACGGCAGAACGTGTTTCTCGCTAA
- a CDS encoding bifunctional 4-hydroxy-2-oxoglutarate aldolase/2-dehydro-3-deoxy-phosphogluconate aldolase, producing the protein METLQGILTHKIVAIIRQAAPKDVLKIANALYDGGIRVLEITMNSPGALKAIEELTDTLGDKLLVGAGTVLDPETARAALSAGATFILSPTVNIETIKVTKRYGAVSIPGAFTPTEILTAYENGADIIKVFPASIGPGYIKDIRGPLPHIPLLPTGGVNLDTIKEFSKAGAVGFGIGSSLVNTKNEITELYLKELTEKAKQFVSAVKA; encoded by the coding sequence ATGGAGACGTTGCAAGGCATTTTGACTCATAAAATTGTGGCTATTATACGACAGGCCGCTCCTAAAGATGTTTTGAAAATTGCCAATGCCCTCTATGATGGAGGGATACGTGTTTTAGAAATTACGATGAATTCACCAGGCGCACTTAAAGCCATTGAAGAACTGACCGATACGTTAGGTGACAAATTATTAGTGGGTGCCGGTACTGTATTGGACCCGGAAACAGCACGGGCAGCCCTTTCAGCTGGTGCGACATTTATTCTGTCTCCAACGGTTAACATCGAAACGATAAAAGTCACTAAGCGATATGGCGCTGTCAGTATACCTGGAGCCTTTACCCCAACTGAAATCTTAACGGCCTATGAAAATGGGGCTGATATTATTAAGGTATTTCCGGCCTCAATAGGTCCTGGATACATAAAGGACATTCGCGGACCCCTTCCGCATATTCCGTTATTACCAACTGGCGGTGTCAATTTAGATACGATCAAAGAATTTTCCAAAGCCGGTGCTGTTGGCTTTGGGATAGGAAGTTCTCTTGTTAATACGAAAAACGAGATTACAGAACTCTATCTAAAGGAATTAACAGAGAAGGCGAAGCAATTTGTTTCAGCTGTAAAAGCTTAA
- the dgoD gene encoding galactonate dehydratase, with protein sequence MKVTGYELFQVPPRWLFLKIETDEGITGWGEPVVEGRAETVGAAVKELMEYLVGKDPLRIEDHWSTMYRSGFYRGGPILMSAISGIDQALWDIKGKYFNAPIYQLLGGACRDSIKVYSWIGGDRPSEVGEAAKEAVKTGFSAVKMNGTEELQIIDSYEKIDQAVERMAAVREAVGPSVGIGIDFHGRVHKPMAKILAKELETYRPMFIEEPVLSENNEALREVARAVTIPIATGERLFSRWDFKHLLSEGYVDIIQPDLSHAGGITECKKIISMAEAYDVAAAPHCPLGPIALAACLQVDATCYNAFIQEQSLGIHYNQGSDLLDYVVDKKVFDYEDGYVKIPNGPGLGIEINEIHVRKMAEEGHNWRNPVWRHKDGSVAEW encoded by the coding sequence ATGAAGGTAACAGGCTATGAACTTTTTCAAGTCCCTCCTCGTTGGTTATTTCTAAAAATAGAAACGGATGAAGGCATTACAGGTTGGGGAGAACCTGTTGTTGAAGGAAGGGCGGAGACTGTTGGTGCGGCTGTAAAAGAATTGATGGAATACTTAGTAGGAAAAGACCCATTAAGAATTGAAGATCACTGGAGTACGATGTATCGTTCAGGGTTCTATCGGGGCGGCCCCATATTAATGAGTGCTATTTCTGGTATTGATCAAGCGCTTTGGGATATAAAGGGTAAGTATTTTAATGCTCCCATTTATCAACTTTTAGGCGGTGCGTGCCGCGACTCCATTAAAGTTTATTCGTGGATTGGCGGAGACCGGCCGTCAGAAGTGGGGGAAGCGGCCAAAGAAGCGGTGAAGACCGGCTTTTCTGCAGTGAAAATGAACGGGACTGAGGAACTTCAAATCATTGATTCTTATGAAAAAATCGATCAAGCCGTTGAACGGATGGCCGCTGTTCGTGAAGCTGTTGGGCCGTCTGTTGGAATTGGAATTGACTTTCATGGACGTGTGCATAAACCTATGGCGAAGATCTTAGCAAAGGAACTGGAAACGTATCGCCCTATGTTCATTGAAGAGCCTGTTCTTTCGGAAAACAATGAAGCCTTAAGGGAAGTGGCTCGTGCAGTAACTATTCCAATTGCAACAGGCGAACGACTGTTTTCGAGATGGGACTTTAAACACCTCTTATCAGAAGGTTACGTCGACATCATTCAACCTGATTTGTCCCACGCAGGCGGCATTACAGAATGTAAGAAAATTATTTCAATGGCAGAAGCCTATGATGTTGCGGCAGCTCCTCATTGTCCATTAGGTCCTATTGCACTTGCGGCATGCTTACAAGTGGATGCCACGTGCTATAACGCTTTTATTCAAGAACAAAGTTTGGGAATTCATTATAATCAAGGAAGCGATCTGCTGGACTATGTTGTAGATAAAAAGGTATTTGACTATGAGGATGGCTATGTCAAAATCCCAAACGGCCCTGGTCTTGGCATTGAAATAAACGAAATTCATGTAAGGAAGATGGCGGAAGAAGGCCACAACTGGAGAAACCCAGTATGGAGACATAAGGATGGCAGTGTTGCGGAATGGTAA
- a CDS encoding MFS transporter, producing the protein MTLKKESTPVGKKQVKTRSKARYIILFVLFLSTALNYLDRTNISIAAPQLSSALHLNAVSEGLIMSAFGWTYAIMQIPGGFILDRLGPRLTYGLALIIWSLFTFFQAFAKGFGLLFGLRLGLGFSEAPAFPTNNRLVATWFPRQERALATGIYTAGEYVGLAFLTPILAWIVSSFGWQAIFITTGAIGLIFVPVWFKLVREPKSHPKVNEEELQYIREGGGLGEDTGEKEKLSWAKVSVLLKKRTLWGIYIGQFGITTTLWFFLTWFPTYLVTDKHMSIIHAGFYSMVPYIAAFAGVLFGGAFSDFLIRRGFSNSAGRKTPIIIGLLLACSIVLANYTTNIGLVITIMSVAFFAQGMSGISWTLIGDVAPKELLGMAGGIFNFAGNLSGIVTPIVIGAIVGQSQNFGGALVFVSAIALIGALSYLFLVGKVERIKVN; encoded by the coding sequence ATGACCTTAAAAAAGGAATCGACTCCTGTTGGGAAAAAACAAGTTAAAACGAGATCTAAAGCCCGGTACATTATTTTATTTGTCTTATTTTTAAGTACTGCATTAAACTACTTGGATCGAACGAATATCTCAATTGCAGCACCACAGCTTTCAAGTGCCCTGCACTTAAATGCCGTTTCTGAAGGTCTCATCATGTCCGCCTTTGGTTGGACCTATGCTATCATGCAAATTCCAGGCGGATTTATTCTTGATAGATTAGGACCACGCTTAACCTATGGATTGGCCTTAATTATCTGGTCACTCTTTACGTTTTTCCAAGCCTTTGCAAAAGGATTTGGTTTACTATTCGGCTTAAGACTCGGTCTTGGTTTCTCTGAGGCACCTGCCTTCCCTACAAATAACCGCTTAGTTGCCACTTGGTTCCCTAGGCAAGAACGAGCATTAGCTACTGGTATTTATACGGCTGGCGAATACGTTGGATTAGCTTTCTTAACACCTATTCTAGCTTGGATTGTTTCTTCTTTTGGCTGGCAAGCGATTTTTATTACCACTGGTGCAATCGGTCTGATCTTTGTCCCCGTATGGTTTAAGCTCGTACGTGAACCAAAAAGTCACCCTAAAGTAAATGAAGAAGAACTTCAGTACATTCGCGAAGGCGGCGGTCTGGGTGAAGATACTGGCGAGAAGGAAAAATTAAGTTGGGCAAAAGTGAGTGTTCTTCTTAAAAAACGGACACTTTGGGGGATTTATATCGGCCAATTCGGAATTACGACAACTCTTTGGTTCTTTTTAACTTGGTTCCCTACGTATCTTGTAACAGATAAGCATATGTCCATTATTCATGCCGGCTTTTACTCAATGGTCCCTTATATTGCGGCATTTGCAGGCGTCTTATTTGGAGGAGCCTTCTCTGACTTTCTGATCCGTCGCGGCTTTTCAAATAGCGCTGGACGAAAAACACCCATTATTATTGGCTTACTCTTAGCTTGTTCAATTGTTCTTGCGAATTACACAACAAACATCGGTCTTGTTATAACGATCATGTCCGTTGCCTTCTTTGCTCAAGGGATGTCTGGTATCTCCTGGACACTAATTGGAGATGTTGCACCAAAGGAACTTTTAGGTATGGCTGGCGGTATCTTTAACTTTGCAGGCAACCTTTCCGGTATCGTCACACCTATCGTCATAGGTGCTATTGTAGGCCAAAGCCAAAACTTTGGTGGTGCCCTTGTCTTCGTCAGTGCAATTGCTCTTATAGGCGCTCTTTCTTACTTGTTCCTAGTTGGCAAGGTCGAAAGAATTAAAGTTAACTAA
- a CDS encoding 3-hydroxyacyl-CoA dehydrogenase NAD-binding domain-containing protein, with product MSSQEKLSIVGSGIMGHSIALTAAWAGHAVKVWGTNVEDIERAKTGLESKLDTLVGYEVFGEDKKRQILKSITFTDSLSDCVQDATFVIEAIPEILELKQDYFKQLDDMLPESTIIGSNTSGLSATEIAKLTKNPSRCVVTHFWLPAHLMPLVEVVRGEHTSDETAERAMAFLKSLNKKPILVKKDVLGSVGNRLQYAIFREAQYILQQDIASMEDIDAAIKYSLGRRFGVTGPFMTMDMGGLNTNASITSYLFEDLCDRKDIFPQMKELVDNGHIGPKTGKGFYEWSPEFTAQMEREREEELVHWLKKDLETVR from the coding sequence ATGTCTAGTCAAGAAAAACTCTCTATTGTAGGATCCGGAATCATGGGGCACTCTATTGCATTGACTGCAGCCTGGGCCGGGCACGCTGTAAAAGTTTGGGGAACCAACGTGGAAGATATTGAGCGTGCCAAAACTGGGCTTGAGAGCAAATTAGATACTCTAGTTGGTTACGAAGTCTTTGGCGAAGATAAGAAGAGACAAATCCTTAAATCCATTACATTCACCGATTCACTTAGTGACTGTGTCCAAGACGCGACATTCGTCATTGAAGCCATCCCTGAAATTCTTGAACTTAAACAAGACTACTTCAAGCAATTAGATGACATGCTGCCTGAAAGCACGATTATTGGCAGCAATACATCCGGACTTAGTGCCACCGAAATTGCTAAATTAACCAAAAATCCTTCCCGTTGTGTCGTGACACACTTCTGGCTTCCCGCTCATCTAATGCCACTGGTTGAGGTTGTACGCGGGGAACATACATCCGATGAAACGGCTGAACGAGCAATGGCCTTCCTAAAATCATTAAATAAAAAACCAATTCTCGTAAAAAAGGACGTATTAGGCTCAGTTGGAAATCGTCTGCAATACGCCATTTTTAGAGAAGCTCAATACATCCTTCAACAAGATATTGCCTCTATGGAAGATATTGATGCCGCGATCAAATATAGTCTTGGACGACGTTTTGGTGTAACGGGACCATTTATGACAATGGATATGGGCGGCCTTAATACAAATGCTTCCATTACTTCCTACCTTTTCGAAGACCTATGTGATCGCAAAGACATTTTCCCACAAATGAAAGAGTTAGTGGATAACGGTCATATTGGTCCGAAGACAGGAAAAGGGTTTTATGAATGGAGCCCTGAATTCACAGCCCAAATGGAACGTGAACGTGAGGAAGAACTCGTTCATTGGCTCAAGAAAGACCTTGAGACTGTAAGATAA
- a CDS encoding sugar phosphate isomerase/epimerase yields the protein MTIKFGCHTSTWVLDYDKEVDNLDHIIDVVSDSGFQGVDVQYALLGKYKNDPKKLKEKLDRKGIELAALTVPFTWLNDKESDEERARADFYIDYVKHFPNAKLNVPSRVGPNRDHLLKRQRDIIRCANALGKRAYENGVVASFHPASPATSYFRTESDYQVLFEELDTKYIGYTPDAGHIKAGGMNPVDIVRENLPIIKHVHFKDCSNNLTWAKMGEGDIDFPAIVTSLVDYGYDSWIMVEEETPETAVDPDHVIYNVHDYVVKHLKPITVSKVNS from the coding sequence ATGACCATTAAATTTGGGTGTCATACCTCAACATGGGTACTAGATTATGACAAAGAAGTTGACAACCTGGATCATATTATTGATGTTGTGAGTGATTCGGGATTTCAAGGTGTTGATGTGCAATATGCCTTATTAGGAAAATACAAAAATGATCCTAAGAAGCTAAAAGAAAAACTTGATCGTAAAGGAATTGAACTGGCGGCATTGACAGTGCCATTCACTTGGTTAAACGATAAGGAATCAGATGAAGAAAGAGCACGAGCTGATTTCTATATTGATTATGTCAAACACTTTCCAAATGCAAAGCTAAATGTTCCATCAAGAGTGGGACCTAATAGAGATCATCTATTAAAAAGACAAAGAGACATTATCCGTTGTGCGAATGCTCTAGGAAAACGCGCTTATGAAAATGGAGTTGTCGCCTCCTTCCATCCGGCTTCCCCTGCTACTTCTTATTTTAGAACGGAATCCGATTACCAAGTTCTCTTTGAAGAATTAGATACAAAGTACATCGGCTATACCCCAGACGCCGGCCACATTAAAGCAGGCGGCATGAATCCGGTTGATATTGTAAGAGAAAACCTTCCTATTATAAAACACGTTCATTTCAAGGATTGCTCCAATAACTTAACATGGGCAAAGATGGGTGAAGGAGATATTGATTTTCCTGCTATTGTAACATCACTCGTTGATTACGGTTATGATAGCTGGATTATGGTTGAAGAAGAAACACCGGAAACAGCTGTCGATCCCGATCACGTTATTTACAATGTCCACGACTATGTAGTAAAACATTTAAAACCAATCACAGTCAGTAAAGTGAACAGTTAA